From the Devosia sp. FJ2-5-3 genome, the window CATTGAGGCGACTGGTCAGTTCGCCGACGCGATTGGTGTCGAAATAGCGCGCGTCGAGCTTGAGCAGGTGCGAGAAGACGGCCTGGCGCAGATCGGCAACGACACGCTCGCCGATGACGGAAATGAAATAGAACCGCGCGCCGCTGGCCATGGCCATCACGCCGGCAATGGCGATGATCCAGAAGCCATAGCGCCCGACATTGTCGAGATTTTGTGCAATGAAGCCTTCATCGATGACGCCGCCCAGGAAGGCAGGAATCGCCAGGGACGCGGAGGCGGAGACCAGAAGAAACAGAACGGTCAACGACAGCCGGACCGGATAGGCCAGCATGAAAGGCAGAAGGCGGCGCAAGGGCTGGAGGCGCTTCGGCTCGAGCCGGGGCGTGTCGAGGACCTTTTCCGGCTCGTTTTCTGCCGGGACGGCTTGATCTGTCATAAGCTGGTTCGCCGCTCCGGTTGGTTTTTCCGCCGCAAGGCGGTGCGATCGATATAGGCGCGAGGGCTTATACCGGCAACAGGCAGCTTGCGGGTAAAATTGCCGCTGTCACGCCCTTGCCTAAACGGGCTAGCTTCTGTAATAGACCGCCAACACAAGTTTCCAGCTCTCCGGGCGCCACGGCGCCCGTTTGATTTGAGGCGCATGCGATGAAGTCCGATATCCATCCCGACTACCACACCATCAACGTGGTCATGACCGACGGCACCACCTACCAGACCCGTTCGACATACGGCAAGGAAGGCGACACGCTGCAGCTCGACATCGACTCCAAGACCCATCCCGCCTGGACCGGCGGCACGGGCCAGCTGATGGACCGCGGTGGCCGCGTTTCGCGCTTCAAGGAGCGCTTCAAGGGTCTCGGCCTCTAAGGCTGGCTCTCGAAAAGAATTTCAAAGCCCGGCCCCGTGCCGGGCTTTTTGCTGTCTGGAGCATGACGCCATGCGATTTGCGCTGTTCTTTGCGGCGGCCCTGCTTGAAATCGCCGGCTGTGTGCTTGTCTGGCACGCCTGGCGGCAGGGGCCGCTATGGCTCTGGGCGCCGGCCCTTGTCGCGCTTGGCGCCTTTGCATGGCTTCTGGCGCTCAGCGGCATGGACAGCGCCGGACGCACCTTCGCGATCTATGGCGGGATTTATGTGCTCGCCTCGGTGGCCTATATGGTGTGGGGCGAGGGCATACGGCCAGACAGATGGGATGTTGCGGGCATTGCCCTGACCCTGGCCGGGGCGGCTACCATCTTCTTTGCCCCGCGCGGCTAGGCCTAGTCGGCGCGCTTGAACGCCGCCTGAAGCCGCGAGAACTGGTCGGCGATGCCATTGGCCTGCCCTATCGGCTGGTCCGGCAGGGCACCGCGCTCAAGCTGGTCGAGCTGCATCACCCGATCAAAGAGGCGGTCGCCCTTGTCGATGAAGTCGCGCAGCATCTGAGGCAAAAGATCGTAGCCGGGGCCACCGCGTTCGGACGGTGTTGCGGAGAACTTGACCTTTTCCTTTTCGGCGCGGGCATTTTCGCGGCTTATTTCGCCTTCATTGACCGCGCGCTGGAGCAAAAGCCAGGAGGCGATCTGCATCAGGCGGGTGGTGAGGCGCATGGATTCGGTGGCGTAGAGAAACGCAGCCTCGCGCGGCAGGAAACGGCTATCTTCGCGCCCGTCCTCGTCGAGATAGGCGGCCACTTCCTCGATCAGCCCCATGCCTTCGCGGTAGAGCGCCGTAAAGCCCCCCGAGGCCGCAATGCGTGGACCGATGGCAATTGCCGATGTGCTGTCGCCCTGTTCCGCCATTCCGCTTCCTAAGTCGTGGTGCCGAGAGGTGTCCCGGCTCGACGGGGACAATAGGCCCGATCCGCCCGGGCGTCACTCATGCGGTTGTACTTAGGCTAAGATGTGGTTAGCCGCCAGACCATGTGGACAAAAAGAAAGAGCCGTAAAAACGGCTCTCGAAGTTAACAGGGAGGCGTCAAACAGAGGGAGAAACCGCTCTGAAGAATTCAGAAGAATCTGAATAATGAGACCTTACCCGCGAGATATTAATTGCGCGTTAACGGCACAAGGTTTCTTAACCTTGCCAGCCGAAGCTTTCTTTACCAGCCCTGAGCACGCATTGAACTGTCGAGCAGCGTCCGGCCCGTCAGCGTGATCAGGGCCGTGCCCGAAACCGTCTCGACCCAGCCCTTGTCTTCGAGGCT encodes:
- the rpmE gene encoding 50S ribosomal protein L31; this translates as MKSDIHPDYHTINVVMTDGTTYQTRSTYGKEGDTLQLDIDSKTHPAWTGGTGQLMDRGGRVSRFKERFKGLGL
- a CDS encoding YnfA family protein, with the translated sequence MRFALFFAAALLEIAGCVLVWHAWRQGPLWLWAPALVALGAFAWLLALSGMDSAGRTFAIYGGIYVLASVAYMVWGEGIRPDRWDVAGIALTLAGAATIFFAPRG
- a CDS encoding DUF1465 family protein, producing the protein MAEQGDSTSAIAIGPRIAASGGFTALYREGMGLIEEVAAYLDEDGREDSRFLPREAAFLYATESMRLTTRLMQIASWLLLQRAVNEGEISRENARAEKEKVKFSATPSERGGPGYDLLPQMLRDFIDKGDRLFDRVMQLDQLERGALPDQPIGQANGIADQFSRLQAAFKRAD